One window of the Anomalospiza imberbis isolate Cuckoo-Finch-1a 21T00152 chromosome 12, ASM3175350v1, whole genome shotgun sequence genome contains the following:
- the LOC137480994 gene encoding hydrocephalus-inducing protein-like — protein sequence MFTVSPCSGSIGPWGQQMIKVECLAGQEGTCEEQLYIDITGRDPKDNPLGIPFTLIAESCLPALVEDVTLIFKEYLICSSTDLSHKLQSVKGTGLFVRDENRFIFNKVLVGQEAEAHFRIYNASHLPCDVVFSIKPLPGEVRTGGQGDGCPLKAV from the exons ATGTTCACGGTTTCCCCCTGCTCCGGCTCCATTGGTCCGTGGGGCCAGCAGATGATCAAAGTGGAATGCCtcgcagggcaggaggggacatgTGAGGAGCAGCTCTACATTGACATCACGGGCAGAGACCCCAAGGACAATCCCCTCGGCATTCCCTTTACGCTGATTGCCGAGTCCTGCCTCCCAG CACTTGTTGAAGATGTCACGTTAATCTTCAAGGAGTACCTGATCTGCAGCAGCACCGACCTCAGCCACAAGCTGCAGTCGGTGAAAGGCACCGGCCTGTTCGTCAGAGATGAGAACAGATTCATCTTCAACAAGGTTCTGGTTGGGCAAGAGGCTGAAGCTCATTTCAGGATCTACAATGCAAGCCATCTTCCATGTGACGTGGTCTTCTCCATCAAACCCCTGCCTGGAGAGGTAAGAACAGGAGGCCAAGGTGATGGTTGCCCTCTAAAGGCTGTGTGA